The DNA window AAACTAGTGGATATATACTTGTTTGGTTTAttcctgttttttttttgtaatttctCAAAGCCAAgcaatttaaataaagataaatgTAGAGAAATAAAATGCTGAACTTAAAGGAGTGGAAAATTGAttggaattaaaaaatttgaaaatggCTTGGTTTAAATactccttttttctttttccttttttctttttttttttttttttttatttcttttttctttttttctttcttttttttttttttttttttccaactttaattttgtttaacCTTTTTGATAGTTAAAAATCTACAtgtacttttttatttgtgtattatttatttatttatttatttttatttatttttatttatttttatttatttatttatttatttatttatttattcatttttattacgttgtttgtttattttggctatttattactttatttgttttatattatgTACGAGCACATACAATTTGCCGTAGAAGTAGGTTTATATCTCcctaatttaatttatattaccaaattttcaaccaaaataaaataaaaaaaaaaaacaacttttttctccgtctttttttcatccttttttcctttttttttcttttctcttccctttatttcttttgcCCTCACTCGCCTTCCCCCTCCCATTCCCCcctatattttatttactatGTGTAAATTATTCGATTGTTGCTTTTAACTATATCTGacttccctttttttttgttttttagtgcgctttttttttttttttttttcctctttctttctttcttagtATTCATTTATGTTAAGTAGAtaatatttcctttttttttttgcattgTGTACAATGGTTTCTGaagaaaaactaaaatGGTGGTACTATCTatcaactttttctttttacaTTAGTCCTACAGGGTTTTGTAACGATAAAGTGTGGGTGCTCTATctaaaaagtattaaaaaaaaatcaatcgTAATTTCGGAAAGAAATTCTCCTTCATCCTTTCTCCACTTTTCAGCTTTACATCTTATTTTCACCCTTTTTCTGTCTTTTTCtgcctaaaaaaaaaaacactttGAAAGAGCTAGACAGAAAATAGGCAGATTCAATCTCAATAGGGAAAAAATATGTGAATAGTGCTCACATTTCCTAATTAGGAATATATCGCAATgataagaaataataacaaacagAAACGATTTTTGATGAAGTAATATAAAGGAGCACTATCCCCGTATTACATTATGTTGAGAAATTGTATGGCTTTGTTGCCATAACTCTCACTCTTGTGTACTGAATAGGTCATAAACTAGGGCACATATATTTGTGAATTTGtggaaatttaaaagttaaaCAATGTATATATAGTCAATAAAAAATCGCTCGGCAGAAGTCACTTGTACCaagaaaaagggaaaaaaaaatatatatatatatatacatacattAATGATCCAATGAAGTTAATAGCCAaccaattattatttattttacttttgttgttgttgttgttgtaataATGGTGATAGCAACTACAAAATTtaaccaaataaaaaaaaaaaaaaaaaaaaaaaagtttattttttcccttttggTTAGTATCAAAGTTAATCCATTAATtaatacaataaaaaaagtatttaacGATATGTGACCGGGTAAACTGGATTAACTGAAATTTTCTTTCCAATCTACTCACTCATTTTTCTCTATTGTGCATTGTTtgaattgttttatttttttttttagaagttgttatttcttatattttgtttttgtttacttttttccttgttaATCTATCTTTGTTACGCTCCcgtttttaaaactttgttCCCGTCTATTTGGTACTAAAAAcatgtattattttatatactaGTAGCTGCTATCAGCGATATACTGGAATTATTTATCaactatatttatatctCGGCTATTTAGtgtgatattattttaatttaactATCAACAGCACTTAGTAAGATGCTACAATTGTgtatctttaattttttttttttttttgtaaaaattcCTTAAAGCGGTAATATCAAAAACATGATGAAAGATATATTCGTGATTGCAAAACATTTCcatacaaaatatatgggaaatatttatttaatttcgGACTTTGGATTTTAACATACCGagtatattatttgtttactgaaaataaatgaaaatataaaacacaaataaaaaaaaaaaaaaaaaaaatatatattttttccttttgtgCTTCAAGTTGCGTTGGTGTAAATAGATTTTTGCAAAACTCTctgttaaatttttttgatgataattaatccctttattctttttttgtttatggGATACCAACAAACGTATTTCCTAATTAGTACAAGTAATTAATACCATTAGTTATATTGACATGCAATTCGGTGAATTTAAAATACCGCGGGGGAGAGAAACGCCTTGTGTATTCCACGTAAAGGGCTTGTTGGTACCGATGTAGATCTAATTTACCTCATAAGACTTAATTatcgcttttttttttttttttcctttttcttttacttAGCACCTCTTTCATTTCactttaatttattttggctttaattttttttattttttttttattttttcctttttttttttttttttttaatatcctATGCTACCTTGCCACAAACAGTAAATAAGCTTATAGAATTCTACTACACACCGATAATGACTCCTGCTGCAAagtcaaataataataaaaagtgctctattttaatattgaatGGTCTTTTGTTAAGCACTTCTACTTATGGGCTATACCGTTGTACTCTGGTTCACTTACCAGACACATTAAGAGCAGCGGGCcataaacaatttttaactaatatctctttattttttactataTTGTATAATATTTCTAGAATAGGTGGGGTTCTAACTAATCGCTCGGGTAGTCTCGACGGATGTATATCTACAGAAGTGTTGTTACCCATTGTTTTAGTAGTAGAAACCATTGTAACCCTAGTTTATTGGCCACTACGATTATTTTTCATCGGTTTAATCTATCAGAGTAGAACAGTTTCTGATGGGACTCCAGTTATTAAGGTTGCTTTGCCTATTTATGTCGATATGTTTTTGCATCTATTCCCCCTCATTGGTTTGTTAATTGATTAtttcaaattcaaaaaggtgagatttaataaatttagcGATCTGGGTGCACTATTGTCTTGTTTGGTATTGGCTACTTCCTACAAATTATGgctaaattatttaatcaCAGACTTAACTACTCAGAAATTCCCTTACCCATTTTTGGATGTTAGGGAACCCataaaaagtattattatgtatACGTTAAGTCTTGTTGGTTTTGggttttataaattatataaatcacTACATCCGGGTGTCGCTACTGGTGCTGGAAAGAACAAGGATAATTAAATTACATTTTAagcttttcttcttcttctttctccCCTAAAACTATGATGTAtcaacttatttttttaaacattaTCTGACTattcagaaaaaaaatatattttcttcttccccTCCCTTTTTTATGTGTGAATTAAAATTCTATTCGTCtacataaatatatttatttgtactGTTTTTACCTTAACGTACAAGCTTCAATAGATTTTATCAAGGGTTGCTTTTTAAGGGAATAAGTTAGCAAGGATTATACACCTAAGATGGTGATCATAAGggagttttttttttttttttttttccccttctttcttctttctctcccttatttcttttcctctCTTATAGCAGTTTTACTCATGTGAAGTGTGGGATGCAAATATCTTTGATATATATCAGAGTTTTGCGCgggtttgtttttttaactggaaatcaaaaaaaaaaaaaaataacgtGGTAAAATGAACCTCGGacaaaatagaaaaaaaatattctctcctttttttttaattcttttttttttttgtttgttaaaGAATTATAGAAATTgtgtttttgaaaaataatcataacTTTCCTAAATGCTAATAATTATCACTAAAgtacaaacaaaaaaaaataaattaaaatacatAAGCAGAAAACTAAGGTCAATATAAATAGCATTTTAGGCacataaaattaaattaaaatggaCTGTTCTTTTCCAACGATTCAATTAAATTTGCTTCAGGAAtgatattatcaaaaagtttaagctttaataataatttggcATGTTCAGAAGATAAGTTATCTCTTCGATCCGAATATATACTACCTAATTGAGAAAAAGTTCTTTCGGAAGCAACTGAGGAGGTAGGAAGGGATTTTAAAAGGTGGAAGATTGCTTTAAATATAGGATCTTTAACTTCTTGTATACACTCATCATATATTCTGAAGTTTGAAATTAAGGTTGAAATACACATCTCACTATGCCCAATAATACCatctttttcatattttcttatttgttcaatataatattttttaaaacaggaattatgttttcttttaaactcttttttaataacaaataaaccttcttttatatcttttctAAGAATACTCAAAAAACTCTTTTCACTAGGTTCATCTGGTGTTGTAAAAAAGTTACCatctttaataatatcagcCAAACATTTTGTATGCTGAGGATGAGTATACTTTACATTTGCTGTATCCAAATCATTATTAGACAACTTTAAGTGCTCTTTCATTGAATCCAGATGCGTTTTTAATTTAGCTAAAAGTTGTTCGTCTGAAAAAGTGGATGATTTATAGGCATTATTGACAGATTCAGTATGAgaaacattattatcatcagaGGAGAAATTATCTGAATCATTAGCTGCATTATCAGCAATAACATTAAAAGGAGCATTATCTTCAGTATCAAAAGTTGGAGCATCATTAGCAGCAGAAACCTTACCGGAAGCATTGGCTGCGTTATCAGCAGTAACATTACAAGAGGCATTAGCTTCGTTATCCGCAGAAATGATACCAGAAGCATTGGCTACGTTATCAGCGGTAACATTACCAAAAGCATTAGCATCATTATCAGCAGAAATGTTAGCAGAAGCATTGGCTGAATTATCAGCGGTAACATTACCGGAAGCATTGGCTGCGTTATCAGCAGTAACATTACAAGAGGCATTAGCGCCATTATCAGCAGAAACGTTAGCAGAAGCATTAGCTTTGTTATCAGCACAAACCTTAGCAGAGGCATCAGCTGCATTATTGGCAGAACcgttatcaaaaatattaaccaAATTACCAGAAGCATTAGATACATTATAATCAGtggaattaaaaacatttgtgTTACCATCACTAGTAACAGCATCAGAATTTAGATGTGTatctttataaaaattactGGAAGTTTGGTGAAAACCACTAAAGTTATCAGGAAGAAACTTTTCTACAATTACAGCCAACACCAAATCTATAATTTGTTCTGAATGAATTCCATCTGTATGAGAGTCTATATTAACCAAGTAATGAGGACTTAAACAAGTGCCTAATAAACAAAGCTTGCTCTCCATATAGTATGAAaagtatttattaaaaattgggATCGAGTCGGTCAATTCTTTGCAAAGTTCATCATCATGAGAAAAAcagttgaaaataaataatttgagAATATGCAAGGAATAAAGAATGTCCCCATGAAAAGCATAGTTATCACTAAAGTATTTTGTCAAAAAATCTATAACTTTCATGTGATCAGCAAACATctcaataaaatcaaatcaaATTGTTTCTCcgtcaaaataaaatcttttgaACCATATTCACTTGTGAACAAATCTGATTGAAATACGGGttttaattcaataaatctttttagTTGCTCATAATAACTTCCCCATCGAGTTTTACATGCAAATTTTATGGTCAACTCcttattcaaaattttttttcgaaAATTCTGTGATTGTATTCCTATTACGGGCAAATGAGTTGTTTAAtgaataaacttttttaattgccCGTCTCAAACctttaaaatcaaacacTGAATTTTCTAAGCCCTCATCAGTTACTGACGATTCTATCGTATTTTCAATCAAACACGAAACCAAATCATCAgatatttctttatattttgtataattatCTTCGCCGTTGTCAATAACTGCATCTTGAGATGTGTGTGATGCCGTTGCACTGTATTCTGTTAATCTTGTTCGAATATAATCTTCACTGATACTATCCTTTCCAATCACCTGTTGGGCACAAATATCATTTACGTCAACCAATTGATTTCAAATATCAGCATCTTCCTTGTcaattgttatatttttgcgGATTGTATCAAATATAATACCTGAAATATGTGGAAAACAACGAACTTGTTCTATACGAATACCACAAAAGTTCCCAccacaatttttttgaaataaatcaatataCATATTATTAACCTCATTCAATGTTGACCAAATAAACTTATAATTGGACAAGccaattgtatttttaaaatcttctttttcctgAAGCTCATGCTCTACATTCTGGAAATATCTGtttatattatcattattcaCAGTGTTAGATGTCAATTTGTAAACAGGGCAATTATGACACACTATTTGGTTAAATATATCATCTCTAATAAATAAACGTTTATAATTTGACTCagaattttttaactttggtAATAAATAGTTGAAATTGGGGTGATCTAGATCTTCTCTTTTAATACCATGAATGGTAGTCATATGTGCCTTAAGATTGCTACTTGCATAAGGACTATATTTACGTTTAGTGGCTTGTGCTGGAAACATATTAACACAATGcatacaaaaaattgaatcaTCTTGATTCTCATTTCCAGAGGTAGCAGTGGATAAGTTGAGAGTTTTATAGACATGTTTGTAAATGGTTGACTCTAGCTTTGACCTTTTAATACCTGTTTCGTTGGATTTATGGAATATAAAATTGTCACATGCAACTAATTTTAGTTTTGAACTATTATATTCAAAGACTTTTGTCGCAGGATATTGCTTTGTCGTAGGCCCTATAGAGTTAAGGTCAATTTTGTAAGGTAAACCATTAGccatttttaactttattcGTTAAACATATCAGTTAAACCTTTATAAcatatatgtgtgtattGATGACGTTGTTGAATTacaaaatagaataaaataaaagccCTTGTTATACAGCACTGTTACCCGGTTACAAATTGTGACGATACTATCtgaattttgttttctttatttttgtttcataAAACTTgtatgaaaatattttgtcatagataaataacaatttttgCCTTTcattgtattattataaaaagagTAATTCTTAGAgctatttcttttatttcaGGTTTCCTATgtattaattatttgaattttcTGTATCAATTATTAGAAAGAAAAtcctaaaaaaaacaacatcaatttattttaatcgCCTACAGGTTATAAGCAGGTATCTTTGactatttttgtttactaTAAAGTTACCATATTTGTGTTTACTGTGGTGCGTAGATCAAACCAAACTTAAGGTCGTTGCTGGGCGCCTGATAC is part of the Saccharomycodes ludwigii strain NBRC 1722 chromosome III, whole genome shotgun sequence genome and encodes:
- a CDS encoding uncharacterized protein (similar to Saccharomyces cerevisiae YPL020C | ULP1 | UbL-specific Protease), with protein sequence MANGLPYKIDLNSIGPTTKQYPATKVFEYNSSKLKLVACDNFIFHKSNETGIKRSKLESTIYKHVYKTLNLSTATSGNENQDDSIFCMHCVNMFPAQATKRKYSPYASSNLKAHMTTIHGIKREDLDHPNFNYLLPKLKNSESNYKRLFIRDDIFNQIVCHNCPVYKLTSNTVNNDNINRYFQNVEHELQEKEDFKNTIGLSNYKFIWSTLNEVNNMYIDLFQKNCGGNFCGIRIEQVRCFPHISGIIFDTIRKNITIDKEDADI
- a CDS encoding uncharacterized protein (similar to Saccharomyces cerevisiae YIL177C | Putative Y' element ATP-dependent helicase); this translates as MFADHMKVIDFLTKYFSDNYAFHGDILYSLHILKLFIFNCFSHDDELCKELTDSIPIFNKYFSYYMESKLCLLGTCLSPHYLVNIDSHTDGIHSEQIIDLVLAVIVEKFLPDNFSGFHQTSSNFYKDTHLNSDAVTSDGNTNVFNSTDYNVSNASGNLVNIFDNGSANNAADASAKVCADNKANASANVSADNGANASCNVTADNAANASGNVTADNSANASANISADNDANAFGNVTADNVANASGIISADNEANASCNVTADNAANASGKVSAANDAPTFDTEDNAPFNVIADNAANDSDNFSSDDNNVSHTESVNNAYKSSTFSDEQLLAKLKTHLDSMKEHLKLSNNDLDTANVKYTHPQHTKCLADIIKDGNFFTTPDEPSEKSFLSILRKDIKEGLFVIKKEFKRKHNSCFKKYYIEQIRKYEKDGIIGHSEMCISTLISNFRIYDECIQEVKDPIFKAIFHLLKSLPTSSVASERTFSQLGSIYSDRRDNLSSEHAKLLLKLKLFDNIIPEANLIESLEKNSPF
- a CDS encoding uncharacterized protein (similar to Saccharomyces cerevisiae YHR140W | putative integral membrane protein of unknown function), yielding MTPAAKSNNNKKCSILILNGLLLSTSTYGLYRCTLVHLPDTLRAAGHKQFLTNISLFFTILYNISRIGGVLTNRSGSLDGCISTEVLLPIVLVVETIVTLVYWPLRLFFIGLIYQSRTVSDGTPVIKVALPIYVDMFLHLFPLIGLLIDYFKFKKVRFNKFSDLGALLSCLVLATSYKLWLNYLITDLTTQKFPYPFLDVREPIKSIIMYTLSLVGFGFYKLYKSLHPGVATGAGKNKDN